DNA from Colletotrichum higginsianum IMI 349063 chromosome 7 map unlocalized unitig_7, whole genome shotgun sequence:
GCCACGTCCAAGAAATCGACAGACGACAGGCGGCTTCACCTACGAGCATCGCCAGTATGGACATCATCTCCTGCTCATTCCCTGGTAAGACCTCGAGAGGGCACCAGCATGGCAACAACTACACACTGGGTGCTCATCCTGTAGTACCCGCAAATTCGACCCATCCCAGCACAGGGCTTGTTGCCACGACACCGAGGGCGTTGGTTGGGAAGCGCGTACGGGCGGGCCACGGACACAAGAGAAACGGAAGCTTGACGGACTCGCTCAGAGAAAAGGAGCATGCCGCTGACCGGTCAGGCTTCCAAGACACGGATTTCCTCATGTCGCTGCCCTTCGCCGGCAGTCTCGTTCGAGGAAACCTGATGCCACCCGGTCAGCCGTATGTCGAGATCATGTCCCCCAGCCTCGCAGGTGATTTCCAGCGACATACGACGATATTTCAGGTGCCAGGACAGCAGCGAagcgcctcggcgatgtcTGGTCAAGGCATGAAGAAGCTGATTGGCAGTGTTCGACGAGCCCTCAGCACAAGAGGGCAAGGCGTCTCCCCAACACAAGGCAACTTCATCAACATCTCCCCCATCGGACCTCGTGGAGCGACGACAAACCGGTTACCCGGGACCGCGATTGTTCCTCAAGCTAGGCCACAGCACAATGGAATCCGTCCCCCTGTGCGGATAGACCTTCTGGGCGCGGAAATTGTCGAGGATTTCAAGAAGGCAGTACGAGAAGACGCTGCCGCAGACGCAGCCATCGAAACCGAACGAAGGGGGTTTATGGGCCCTGTCGCTGGCGCTTTGCGCAACGCAGTATCAAGGGAAGGTCTTGACTACTCAGCAACCCATCTGGTCTCCTCTTTTGGGAGCATTCCCGAGGATGATATCCTCCGACCCATCAGTGACATGGCGATTACGACGGGCAGCAAGTCAATCGTCATTGTGGACGACACGATCCCGTTCTCCCTGCCAACGATGCATGGGGCGTTGCCAGCTAGCGAGTCCATCGAAGCATTTGCCGATGCATTCCTGCCCACTGGTGCGGATCCAACGCCGCCAAATACACCTCCGGGGCAAGCCGTGGGTACTCCTAGACGGTCGTCTTATCTTCTCAACCAGCACGTCGTCAGACAATCCATTTCGGCAGATCCTTTGCCTCCTTTTATACCCGACTTGGCAACCCTGGGCAATGGCGGCAGCGTACGGCCGTCGATGGATAGCGGTCGCCCTTTCTCGGAGTTGGTCGAAGGAACTTCCAGCAGGCCGACCTTTACCAGATCAGTGAGGAAACACCTTCGGCAGAAATCGAGCAGGACGAATCGATCTCTCGATTCGGCCATTATTCGTCGACGCACAGCCTCGTTTGGAAGCGCATTCGACCCTCGCTCGACGGTCAAGAGTTTTGACGCAACCACTTACACGGAGGGCTCTGTAGccgacgagaacgagaacgaTACCCTCCCCCAACCTCAACGTGTCTTAAGGCGGCGACCAGGTGGTGATCTTCGGGCAGTGAATAACATAGGTGGCCTGGATGCCCTGCCACTGCGTAAGTCGCGATCTACGGGCTCCCTCACAACCTATTCGGAGTCAATGCGAAGCTCTTCTCTGCAAAGCCCCAACCACGACACCAGCGCGTTTGTAGACGTTGTCTCGAGCGAGTTCTCGCACCGCGATGAGGCAGACAACTTCTCCCTCGGTGCCATGGCAGAGCCGTCGTCAAAACGACAGGTTTCATTCTTCAGTACCCACTCGTCCAAGCCGATCATGCGCCCGTCCTTCGAAGCAGAGGCGCAGAAGCTTGCGCAAatccccgacgacgacgatgatggtggcgtgGAATCGGCCCTGCTCAAACTGGAAGGCAAATACGAAAAGAAGACATTCAAACTGTCCATGGAGCCCTCCAATACTCCGATTCACGACGCAGACGCCTCCAGTAAGCCCGATATGGAGCCTGAAGTTCTCAGATCAGGCAAGAGAGAGAATCGTCGGTTACACGTCCTTCCCGGCGATGCTGCATTGGACCAGGAGGGTGAGGGGTCGGAGACCCATTCCAGCTTTCTCAACATCCCCCGGCGATCACACACTGCAGCGAGCTTCTTGTCAAACAAATCTGCGGGATCCTACTGCTCTATTCCTCTCTTGGAACGCGGCTTGACGGACGACGGCCGTAGTAAAGCATCTGTTGGCGGATGGACGGATATGTCCGTACTCCAGGGACCTGAGGATGACATATCCCCGGCAGAGACTCCACGACCAATGTACGAAGGATCCTCACGCGATTCATCCTTTGAGTTCGTTCAAAGAACCGAAAGTATGGAGAGAATCAACCCAAAGGCGCCGCCAAGCGAACAATCGTTCTTGGACGATGAcagcgacgaagacgatTTGCATTCTGACCTTTCCTCTGAACTCTCAACCGAGATGGTTGAGCCGGAAGAGTTTGCCATGAACCAGACGCAGCCCCTGCCCAATCGCAATGCACACCGCAGTGCGTCTATCCTCGAGTTCGATCGTCGACCACTGAGAGAGTCGACCATTGGCATGTCAGACGGTCCTCCTTCGCCACCAATGACGCTGTTCCAGGCCCTTCAAATGTCGCCTGAAGCCGCCCTGGTTCCAGAACTCCATGAGGATCAGGTGTACCAGCAAAAGCCTCTCCCGCCGACCCCTGATACGGTCCTGGTAGCCAGGGACCAAGCGAGGTCGCCATCTGACCCCACGGGCACCAAGGAAGCCCTGCGCGGCCAGCCCAGGTACTTGGAGCCCGAACGCGAGTCGTCGCTGAGATTCTCAGTCCACCTGCCGTTCACCCTCGCCTTCGATTCTGAGATCTTGGCGCAGCAATTCACGCTGATCGAAAAGGACGCTCTCAACGAGATCGACTGGAAGGAGCTTATCGATATGGCCTGGAAAAACGCGACCAACAACGACTCTCGTTCATGGGTAGACTTCCTACGCAACACAGACGCCCATGGTGTTGAAGTCGTCATTGCGCGCTTCAACATCATGGTGAAGTGGGCATGTAGCGAGATCGTCCTCACCCAGAACATCGAGGAACGGGCGCGGTGCATCATCAAGTTCATTCacatcgccgcccactgCCGCCGATACCGCAACTTTGCGACCATGAGCCAAATCACCATCGCCTTGACTTCCATTGAGATATCTCGACTTTCAAACACCTGGGCTATGGTGCCGCCCCACGACATGCAGACCCTGCGGGGTCTCGAGGCTCTCATTTCACCTACGCGCAACTTTTACAACTTGCGTGCGGAAATGGAGAGTGGCTCCGACACGGGTTGCATCCCGTTCGTGGGCATCTATACGCACGACCTGCTCTTCAACGCCCAACGTCCCTCCGAGATtgccagctcgccgacgaccgcACCGCTCGTCAATTTTGAGAGGTGCAGATACGCCGCTACCATAGTCAAGACGCTGCTGAGGCTGCTCGAGGCTAGCACGTTGTACCAATTTCAGCCCGTGGAAGGCATTACCGAGCGCTGCCTATGGATGAGCGCTCTCAGCGACGAGGAGATACGTAAACACTCCCATCGTCTTGAATAAGCCAGCACGACTTCATTTTCGGGCACATGACATCATATCCTGACTACAAAGGGGCACCAATCTCGACGGTAATCTCGATCCGTCTTGTAGGAGCCTCtcacttttttttttacgCGTTTTACCCTTGTGCCTCTCACGAGCCACGACTTCGGCTCCCGTTTCCTACCCTTCCATCCTGCACAAGCATTTATTCCGACCTATGCATTCATTCCCGAGGTCTCTTTTCAGCGATCGTCGTTCACAACCCCCCCGTGGCCTTGAAGCGGCGTCTCCAAGGCGGTGACCATATACCCTGTATTGATAATACCCACATGATATCACTCGAGCATTCAGGCTCGAGAAccggaggagaggaggatgcgGTTAGAAGAGGACATCTGGCCGCTGTTGGCCATGTATGCACATAGAAAACGGTGGTCTATACCCCTTACTTAGCGTCATttgagcgagcgagcgacTACAACGGCAAGCAAAGGGAGTTGAGGGAAACATTGGGATTTTTTGGAAGGGATATGGAAATATTGAGCTTCTGGGCTCTTACGGCTTCTTCAGCGACGTTCAATACCCCTTTTGCATGCTAGAGCCTCTAGTCAACTCAACTAGGCGAGTAAATCAGACAAATACCAAAAGATTCCCCAACTTTTTCAGTTAGTATTCTGGTATGCAAGCTGGGTGATGAGACATGTTTCGGGGACTTCCCTGCACGATAAGAGAACAAGATTTTCTCAAAAAGTGGTCCACCTTCTGATGAGACGGTAATCACGCTTCTCATCTGGATGCCGACGGGACTTTTGGGTACTGATGTAAGTCGACGAGTGTGGGTCGGGATAGGTTCTGGATTTTGATGTGTATGACGACTGAACACAGGCCCATGTCGAGCTCCCACCTTGAAGGCTTGTCCAGGCGTGTCAAACGGGGAAATCCGGGTGAATATGGCGAGATGGAATCGCAGTGCTCTTTCAAATGCGAAAGTAATCGGCTCAATGACGACTCGAGCGCTACGAAGGGGGAGTGGAAGGGAGGCGATGTCAGGTAACAATAGGATGAGTTCAGATTGGGGGTTAAAGATTACAATGCAGAACTACGTACGGCCAAGGCGGCAAGCATGGCCGAAGGCAGGTAGATGTGCTCTCCAGACTGGGAATACTTGTCGTCTACCGTTGCGTTGTGGTGAGT
Protein-coding regions in this window:
- a CDS encoding RasGEF domain-containing protein yields the protein MEATEPRSPQVGPGFGVRPPQRDQPPRSPLSPRGIATRSSRLGGSPKSGTGDGDREGQSQSATAGVGATSGGKWSAKMRLPASSTKPLVPATERISEERNQVSTRRMRADSSADDKFEIAPDGGSAGREGRQFTVANVGNNGRIYLRPTVRPANQRYPQPNFVFPITPPGTAGLDALTEKQKQKGASDLHLSQWTDTPPTPATPATVTSPLTSSSSRYFSAHAPRPSQHRRAHSDSTVHDGATSRNSEAEGFKIVISKPGDEKRAKTTEDLDAPQIPMLDIEIPNWKLGNPRFTARGTPFFRGSSYAPTDEFPSSSNVSVLHKSPTGDLVPRMPESTASRKPSPISIPQIRLPPLEPSRFADPLSPPPMTTPRLPAVRSTYMSTHLVIEPTMFDALTFKPTCDDKSIVRYSPATGAVTAATPPRLVAEFTSPSFLDYELISDFFLTYRTFLEAGDLLKLLMARLRWALGRNDEIGMVVRVRTFVAMRHWILNYFMDDFVVEYGLRVSFCNLLNDMFDEMATEPQGRKVQLKILAELKKCWRRVCAQFWDGPEFEPTLGPGVPIAPGGIAGHRNASLDPSFWEKEDAAPRLDGLFAPILEDQAKTSFRDDVSRAGHFEDSQAMGTRPATPENRHVQEIDRRQAASPTSIASMDIISCSFPGKTSRGHQHGNNYTLGAHPVVPANSTHPSTGLVATTPRALVGKRVRAGHGHKRNGSLTDSLREKEHAADRSGFQDTDFLMSLPFAGSLVRGNLMPPGQPYVEIMSPSLAGDFQRHTTIFQVPGQQRSASAMSGQGMKKLIGSVRRALSTRGQGVSPTQGNFINISPIGPRGATTNRLPGTAIVPQARPQHNGIRPPVRIDLLGAEIVEDFKKAVREDAAADAAIETERRGFMGPVAGALRNAVSREGLDYSATHLVSSFGSIPEDDILRPISDMAITTGSKSIVIVDDTIPFSLPTMHGALPASESIEAFADAFLPTGADPTPPNTPPGQAVGTPRRSSYLLNQHVVRQSISADPLPPFIPDLATLGNGGSVRPSMDSGRPFSELVEGTSSRPTFTRSVRKHLRQKSSRTNRSLDSAIIRRRTASFGSAFDPRSTVKSFDATTYTEGSVADENENDTLPQPQRVLRRRPGGDLRAVNNIGGLDALPLRKSRSTGSLTTYSESMRSSSLQSPNHDTSAFVDVVSSEFSHRDEADNFSLGAMAEPSSKRQVSFFSTHSSKPIMRPSFEAEAQKLAQIPDDDDDGGVESALLKLEGKYEKKTFKLSMEPSNTPIHDADASSKPDMEPEVLRSGKRENRRLHVLPGDAALDQEGEGSETHSSFLNIPRRSHTAASFLSNKSAGSYCSIPLLERGLTDDGRSKASVGGWTDMSVLQGPEDDISPAETPRPMYEGSSRDSSFEFVQRTESMERINPKAPPSEQSFLDDDSDEDDLHSDLSSELSTEMVEPEEFAMNQTQPLPNRNAHRSASILEFDRRPLRESTIGMSDGPPSPPMTLFQALQMSPEAALVPELHEDQVYQQKPLPPTPDTVLVARDQARSPSDPTGTKEALRGQPRYLEPERESSLRFSVHLPFTLAFDSEILAQQFTLIEKDALNEIDWKELIDMAWKNATNNDSRSWVDFLRNTDAHGVEVVIARFNIMVKWACSEIVLTQNIEERARCIIKFIHIAAHCRRYRNFATMSQITIALTSIEISRLSNTWAMVPPHDMQTLRGLEALISPTRNFYNLRAEMESGSDTGCIPFVGIYTHDLLFNAQRPSEIASSPTTAPLVNFERCRYAATIVKTLLRLLEASTLYQFQPVEGITERCLWMSALSDEEIRKHSHRLE